Proteins encoded by one window of Candidatus Scalindua japonica:
- a CDS encoding DUF4157 domain-containing protein has protein sequence MRSKQIKKSATFSPAFGKKVSDLTSTSGSKSDHHETNSCLEHNFSNVKIESDQSSQPNGTPSIQTKLKISQPGDKYEQEADRMSAYVMNEATAAPKLSKKVGLNYNLQRQEAKKPPTEGEKYKEAAKKTGEAFLETPLGKRITDKAKEMGEEFLSTLPGKVITGAAAAGAVTAIVAKNAELPIQLPAIPLDRVTPGLSMRITYKGQVRKPSAASITFTYKFWAAKRGGKKQGKTKSEKFRGETARLAREQFEFRESMKSPEQKARDEAFMTRQIVNKTNDPTSPLFIPGLAPKKQAPELEKKKEEENVPLQRKEINSRGGSTGISPLVHDVISSPGQPLDPVTRRTMESRIGHDFSKVRVHRGGKAVQSAKDMKSRAYTVGNNIVIGTGQASSTHEGNRLLAHELSHVVQQTS, from the coding sequence ATGAGATCTAAGCAAATAAAAAAGTCAGCAACATTTTCTCCGGCATTTGGGAAAAAGGTGTCTGATCTGACGTCTACATCTGGGTCAAAGAGTGACCATCACGAAACAAACTCTTGCTTGGAACATAACTTTAGTAACGTTAAGATAGAGAGTGACCAATCATCTCAACCAAATGGTACACCCAGCATACAGACAAAGCTGAAGATTAGTCAACCTGGTGATAAATATGAGCAGGAAGCAGACCGAATGTCAGCTTATGTAATGAATGAAGCGACAGCAGCGCCGAAACTATCAAAAAAGGTCGGATTAAATTATAACTTACAACGGCAGGAGGCAAAAAAACCACCGACGGAAGGTGAAAAATATAAGGAAGCGGCCAAAAAGACCGGGGAAGCCTTCCTTGAGACTCCATTAGGAAAACGTATTACAGACAAAGCAAAGGAGATGGGGGAAGAATTTCTCTCTACACTACCGGGCAAAGTGATCACCGGTGCAGCTGCAGCGGGTGCAGTGACTGCCATCGTCGCAAAGAACGCTGAACTGCCGATCCAGCTGCCTGCTATTCCATTGGATAGGGTTACGCCCGGTCTCTCAATGCGAATCACATACAAAGGGCAGGTAAGAAAGCCGAGTGCTGCTTCTATTACGTTTACCTACAAATTTTGGGCAGCAAAACGAGGCGGGAAGAAACAGGGCAAAACTAAAAGTGAGAAATTCCGTGGAGAAACAGCGCGTCTTGCACGTGAGCAGTTTGAGTTCAGAGAATCGATGAAGTCCCCGGAACAGAAGGCCAGAGATGAAGCATTTATGACACGTCAGATCGTAAACAAGACAAATGATCCAACGAGCCCACTTTTTATTCCTGGATTGGCGCCTAAGAAGCAAGCTCCCGAGCTTGAGAAAAAAAAGGAGGAAGAAAACGTACCCCTCCAGCGTAAGGAAATAAATTCGCGTGGGGGATCGACTGGTATATCTCCTTTAGTGCATGATGTGATTAGCTCCCCAGGACAACCGTTAGACCCTGTGACACGGAGAACTATGGAGTCTCGTATTGGGCATGACTTCAGCAAAGTTCGGGTGCATAGGGGAGGGAAGGCCGTGCAATCGGCAAAAGATATGAAATCACGGGCCTATACCGTTGGAAACAATATTGTAATTGGTACAGGACAGGCTTCGAGCACACACGAAGGCAATCGATTGTTGGCTCACGAATTGTCGCATGTTGTGCAGCAGACGAGCTGA
- a CDS encoding ATP-binding protein, with protein MTTTTANNWHEANQQYLMAALEVVREGLERYKKSIEENGSEKGEINAEASIANKKLQQAADQLTAPSALDTLTEIFSLSNFEKNILLVCAGMELDSSYADLCGSIQNVKRNYPTFSLALAAFPDAHWDALTPDAALRYWRLINISEGGLITTASLRIDERILHYLVGIQQMDERLMGIIEPIFLTDNLVTSHCNLVDRLIKIWTHKNVEISSSIIHLCGEDVNTQRNIAATACDTLGSNLYAISTHLLPVNHTELYELMRLLEREMILSSSALFIDCNEKYTNDSARLSIITQFCKHFKGTLIIGSRKRIDFLQQSMIIFDVKNPTSDEQYTVWKNVLGNQITRMNGNLNAVISQFNMSSRTIRSAGSVLVGKLTTTELEEEEKSKVPLNILWDVCRELTRPQLGSLAQRLEPSATWDDLILPDYQKQTLKEIAIHLCQRAKVYGKWGFADKSSRGLGISALFTGESGTGKTMASEVLAKELHLDLYRIDLSQVVNKYIGETEKNLSLVFDEAEKGGAILLFDEADALFGKRSDVRDSHDRYANIEVSYLLQRIESYRGLAILTTNMKSALDKAFLRRIRFVVQFPFPDSAQRAEIWQRIFPSDTPTEGLDVNKLARLNLAGGNIRNIALKAAFYAADMGDSVRMGHLLKAAQREYSKIEKPLTGNETKGWI; from the coding sequence ATGACCACTACAACGGCTAATAACTGGCACGAAGCAAACCAACAATATCTGATGGCCGCATTAGAGGTAGTGCGGGAAGGGTTGGAACGTTATAAGAAAAGCATTGAAGAGAATGGTTCAGAAAAAGGAGAAATCAATGCTGAAGCCTCAATTGCCAATAAAAAATTACAACAAGCGGCAGATCAACTAACTGCCCCATCAGCATTAGATACATTAACTGAGATTTTTAGTTTGTCAAATTTTGAAAAAAATATTCTACTTGTGTGCGCGGGTATGGAGCTTGATTCATCATATGCAGACTTGTGCGGTTCTATCCAGAATGTAAAACGTAACTATCCAACATTTAGCCTTGCACTAGCTGCTTTTCCAGATGCACATTGGGATGCGCTTACGCCAGATGCAGCTCTCCGATACTGGAGATTAATCAATATATCGGAGGGTGGACTGATCACGACAGCCTCCCTTAGAATTGATGAGCGAATATTGCACTATCTGGTAGGTATACAGCAAATGGACGAGCGACTTATGGGAATTATCGAACCTATATTCTTGACTGACAATTTGGTAACCTCACACTGCAATCTGGTTGATCGTCTGATAAAGATCTGGACTCATAAAAATGTGGAAATATCTTCCTCTATCATACATCTATGCGGTGAAGATGTTAATACGCAACGCAATATTGCTGCAACAGCCTGTGATACGTTAGGTTCAAATTTATACGCTATATCTACTCATCTATTGCCTGTGAACCATACAGAGCTTTATGAACTGATGAGATTATTAGAGAGAGAGATGATCCTGAGTTCCAGCGCTCTGTTTATTGATTGTAACGAAAAATATACAAACGATTCTGCCAGGCTAAGTATTATTACGCAGTTTTGTAAGCATTTTAAAGGAACGTTGATTATCGGTAGCAGAAAACGGATAGATTTTTTACAGCAATCCATGATTATTTTTGATGTCAAAAATCCTACTAGTGATGAGCAATACACGGTCTGGAAAAACGTTCTTGGTAATCAAATAACCAGGATGAATGGTAATCTCAATGCAGTTATATCTCAGTTCAATATGAGTTCACGGACTATTCGGTCAGCAGGTTCCGTGTTGGTTGGAAAGCTGACAACGACTGAGTTGGAAGAAGAGGAAAAGTCCAAAGTGCCATTAAACATTTTATGGGATGTATGTCGGGAACTGACACGCCCTCAATTGGGCAGCCTGGCACAGCGTCTAGAGCCTTCTGCAACCTGGGATGATTTAATATTGCCAGACTATCAAAAACAGACTTTAAAGGAAATAGCCATACACCTGTGTCAGCGGGCAAAAGTATACGGAAAGTGGGGATTTGCTGATAAGAGTTCGCGTGGATTGGGAATTAGCGCTCTTTTCACGGGTGAAAGTGGCACCGGTAAGACGATGGCATCTGAAGTGCTGGCGAAAGAGTTACATCTGGATCTTTACCGTATTGATCTGAGTCAGGTTGTGAACAAGTATATTGGCGAAACGGAAAAAAATCTGAGCCTCGTATTTGACGAAGCTGAAAAAGGCGGAGCTATCCTGCTCTTTGATGAAGCGGATGCCCTCTTTGGTAAAAGAAGTGATGTAAGGGATAGCCATGACCGTTATGCGAATATTGAGGTGAGTTACTTGCTCCAACGTATTGAGTCCTATCGTGGCCTGGCAATCTTAACCACCAATATGAAAAGCGCGCTTGATAAGGCATTCCTGCGTCGCATCAGGTTTGTAGTACAGTTCCCATTTCCGGATTCTGCACAGCGTGCGGAAATATGGCAACGTATCTTTCCATCGGATACACCAACTGAAGGGCTGGATGTCAATAAACTTGCAAGGCTGAATCTCGCAGGAGGCAATATCAGAAACATTGCTCTTAAAGCAGCTTTTTACGCGGCAGATATGGGAGATTCGGTACGTATGGGGCATCTTTTGAAAGCTGCACAAAGGGAATACAGCAAGATTGAGAAACCGCTTACCGGGAATGAGACGAAAGGTTGGATATAG
- a CDS encoding DUF4255 domain-containing protein yields MSTALSIASVTHVLMDLLNNGLIDQDITNAIGNVTVTALPPDRIDTTPTNEQSQLNLFMYQTTPNPGWSNVGLPSRDGQGERRNNPPLAIDLHYLLTAYGANDLHTDILLGYGMQLLHETPVLVRDAIRRSLTSAAAGGGLPDALRALATSQLAEQVEQIKITSESLNTEEISKLWTAFQAKFRPSSAYVASVVLIESNHSTKSALPVRARNIYARPFRNPVIEKIMSQATSGGPIIEDLPILAGHNLVITGKNLRSDGQLIIVDGVEVIDGLLVNVSGIEIKPAAVNVTDTQIIIPLTDEDLRAGIQGVQVTHSIPMGTPEVPHQGVESNVKAFVLQPQIIGPVTVNVAAAVEAADTVLLKVKPAVGESQRVILLLNEFDLNPSSSLVSDPPLSYSFKMSPDTDPGPTWPIEDLTFSVSNVLLGTYLVRVQVDGAESPLGIDADGKYNSPTADIP; encoded by the coding sequence ATGAGTACAGCACTCTCTATAGCTTCTGTTACACATGTACTCATGGATTTGCTCAATAACGGTCTAATTGATCAAGATATAACTAATGCTATTGGAAACGTGACAGTAACAGCCTTGCCACCTGATCGGATTGATACAACACCAACAAATGAACAAAGCCAATTGAATTTATTCATGTATCAGACAACACCAAATCCAGGTTGGAGTAATGTGGGATTACCATCTCGCGATGGGCAAGGTGAACGTAGAAATAATCCACCACTTGCCATTGACCTTCATTATCTTTTGACAGCTTATGGAGCAAATGATTTACATACAGACATATTGCTAGGTTATGGAATGCAGTTGTTACATGAAACACCTGTTTTAGTACGGGACGCAATCCGGAGGTCCTTAACGAGTGCAGCTGCAGGCGGTGGACTACCAGATGCACTTCGAGCCCTTGCCACCTCTCAGTTAGCTGAACAGGTTGAGCAGATTAAGATAACATCCGAATCTCTTAATACGGAGGAGATATCAAAACTGTGGACTGCATTTCAGGCTAAATTCAGGCCATCTTCGGCTTATGTGGCCTCAGTTGTTCTTATAGAAAGTAACCATTCAACTAAGTCCGCACTGCCGGTACGCGCCCGTAATATCTATGCGCGTCCGTTCAGAAACCCTGTGATTGAGAAGATCATGTCTCAGGCCACATCAGGTGGCCCCATTATTGAAGATCTGCCCATTCTAGCCGGTCACAACCTGGTAATTACAGGGAAAAATCTCAGGAGTGATGGTCAACTCATAATCGTTGATGGCGTTGAGGTAATTGATGGTTTACTCGTAAATGTAAGTGGTATTGAGATAAAGCCTGCGGCCGTTAATGTGACAGATACTCAGATCATTATTCCGCTCACAGATGAAGATTTACGCGCCGGTATACAAGGAGTACAGGTTACTCACAGTATACCTATGGGTACACCAGAGGTACCGCATCAGGGAGTAGAATCCAATGTTAAAGCCTTTGTCCTTCAACCTCAAATAATTGGACCTGTAACTGTAAACGTGGCAGCGGCGGTGGAAGCAGCCGACACAGTACTGTTGAAAGTAAAACCGGCAGTAGGGGAATCTCAGCGTGTAATACTGTTATTGAACGAATTTGATCTGAATCCTTCGAGTTCTCTTGTGTCAGACCCGCCGTTATCATATAGTTTCAAGATGTCACCAGATACAGACCCGGGACCCACCTGGCCAATCGAAGATCTTACATTCAGTGTCAGTAATGTGCTTTTGGGAACATATCTGGTACGTGTACAGGTGGATGGAGCGGAGAGTCCATTGGGGATTGATGCAGACGGTAAATATAACTCACCTACGGCGGATATTCCCTGA
- a CDS encoding phage baseplate protein, with protein MISLSPHDIIKIWETGQNQHPLDRALTILSIEHSRMTHDQLASLSIGQRDKYLLEMRERNFGSKLKGFAECPHCSEHLELDISTTELQDLKVSSSGNNGNTLEYNIGDIKINYRLPNSIDLAAVAECKEAKSAYNLLVERCLVKVASNEKEITINQLSDDDIDKLAEHMAKSGLQEEILINLQCALCNHKWQMNFDIETFLWNDISVHAKRLLQEVHALAFSYKWREKDILTMSSVRRRHYLEMLT; from the coding sequence ATGATTTCTTTATCTCCACATGATATCATAAAAATCTGGGAGACGGGCCAGAATCAGCACCCATTGGATAGGGCTTTAACAATTCTATCTATAGAACACTCTAGGATGACTCACGATCAATTAGCATCGCTTTCTATTGGACAGAGAGATAAATACCTGCTTGAAATGCGTGAGCGGAATTTTGGTTCAAAGCTTAAGGGTTTTGCTGAATGCCCTCACTGTTCAGAACATCTGGAATTGGATATCTCCACAACTGAATTACAAGATCTGAAAGTTTCAAGTTCTGGCAATAATGGTAATACTCTAGAATATAATATAGGTGATATAAAGATTAATTATCGTTTACCAAATAGTATCGATTTAGCCGCAGTGGCTGAATGTAAAGAGGCAAAGAGTGCATATAACCTATTAGTTGAAAGATGTTTAGTGAAAGTTGCTTCTAACGAAAAAGAGATCACGATAAATCAGTTATCTGATGATGATATTGATAAACTCGCTGAGCATATGGCTAAAAGCGGATTACAGGAAGAGATTCTCATTAATCTTCAGTGTGCGCTGTGCAACCATAAGTGGCAAATGAATTTTGATATTGAAACTTTTTTATGGAACGATATATCCGTTCACGCAAAACGCTTACTGCAGGAGGTTCATGCTCTTGCTTTCTCCTATAAATGGAGAGAAAAAGATATTCTTACGATGTCCTCTGTAAGAAGAAGACATTATCTGGAAATGCTGACGTAA
- a CDS encoding phage tail protein has translation MAQFTVNTERFDPYKNFKFRVKWDGKYVAGVSKVGALKRTVEAVEHREGGDPSSVRKSPGQTKFEAITLERGVTHDTEFEKWANKVWNYGSGLGLEVSLKDFRKNVIIDVYNEAGQLAISYKVYRCWVSEFQAMPELDASANAVAIQTLTLQNEGWERDYEVTEPDEPTFTEPVV, from the coding sequence ATGGCACAGTTTACTGTAAATACAGAGCGTTTTGATCCTTATAAGAATTTTAAATTTCGCGTCAAATGGGACGGTAAATATGTCGCAGGAGTAAGCAAAGTCGGCGCTCTAAAGCGAACAGTTGAAGCCGTTGAGCATCGAGAAGGTGGAGATCCAAGTTCCGTACGGAAATCTCCAGGACAAACAAAGTTTGAAGCAATAACCCTTGAACGAGGAGTGACCCATGATACTGAATTTGAAAAATGGGCCAACAAGGTTTGGAACTACGGATCAGGTTTAGGCCTGGAGGTATCACTCAAAGACTTTCGAAAAAATGTAATTATAGATGTTTATAACGAAGCTGGCCAGTTAGCCATTTCTTATAAAGTTTATCGCTGCTGGGTATCTGAGTTTCAAGCCATGCCGGAACTTGATGCCAGCGCAAACGCTGTTGCTATTCAGACACTTACTTTACAAAATGAAGGATGGGAACGTGACTATGAAGTAACTGAACCTGACGAACCAACCTTTACTGAACCAGTGGTTTAA
- a CDS encoding phage tail sheath family protein → MPVSPTYPGVYIEEIPSGVRTITGVATSITAFIGRALKGPVDEPTTIFNYGDYERHFGGLWTESTMSYAVKDFYLNRGSQAIIVRVVHDDADTARIEIPTIVTSPPAIVTSPPDDILNLDASSPGAWGNNLYAEVDNETGDPTEAPTSPPAELDPQIFNLTITEKVDGEEKQSEKFLNVTLIPTDRRYLPRVLEQSSTLVTVPKDGEDWDVPIAPPQVTISEIQATGGDDGGPIETNDYLESESDKTGLYALEKADLFNLLCIPPAIRTEDTDPSVYQEAMAYCTTRRAMLIVDPPFNWGASPANAASNAFSGLSTLGLSGKDARNAALYFPRVRQPDPERDGQPDTFVPCGIIAGVMSSTDTNRGVWKAPAGLDAALNGIQGLQVNLTDDENGRLNQIGINCLRVFPINGRVVWGARTLRGADQLADEYKYVPVRRTALFIEESLYRGTQWVVFEPNDEPLWAQIRLNVGAFMHNLFRQGAFQGTAPKDAYLVKCDKETTTQNDINLGIVNILVGFAPLKPAEFVIIKIQQLAGQIEV, encoded by the coding sequence ATGCCAGTATCACCAACTTATCCAGGCGTATATATCGAAGAAATTCCCAGTGGAGTGCGCACTATTACGGGAGTAGCAACTTCCATTACAGCATTCATTGGTCGTGCTTTAAAGGGGCCAGTGGACGAACCGACTACTATTTTTAATTATGGTGACTATGAACGTCATTTTGGAGGATTGTGGACAGAAAGTACTATGAGTTACGCAGTAAAAGACTTTTATCTTAATCGTGGTAGTCAGGCGATAATTGTGCGTGTTGTACACGATGACGCAGACACTGCTCGCATTGAGATTCCAACTATCGTAACAAGTCCACCAGCTATTGTAACAAGTCCTCCAGACGACATTCTTAACTTAGATGCCTCAAGTCCTGGTGCTTGGGGTAATAATTTGTATGCAGAGGTAGATAATGAAACAGGAGATCCAACGGAAGCTCCAACATCTCCCCCAGCAGAGCTTGACCCACAAATATTTAATCTCACGATAACCGAAAAGGTTGATGGTGAAGAGAAGCAGAGTGAGAAGTTTTTGAATGTTACGCTTATACCTACTGACAGACGTTATCTACCTCGTGTACTGGAACAGAGTTCTACACTCGTAACTGTTCCTAAAGACGGTGAAGATTGGGATGTTCCAATTGCTCCACCACAGGTAACAATTAGTGAAATTCAAGCTACCGGAGGTGATGATGGTGGTCCAATCGAGACTAATGATTATCTGGAGAGTGAATCAGATAAAACGGGGTTATATGCTCTTGAAAAGGCGGATCTTTTTAATTTGCTGTGTATTCCGCCTGCAATCCGCACAGAAGACACAGACCCTTCTGTCTACCAGGAAGCAATGGCGTATTGTACGACGCGACGAGCCATGCTTATTGTTGATCCTCCATTCAATTGGGGTGCATCGCCAGCAAATGCTGCCAGTAATGCATTTTCAGGGTTAAGTACATTGGGATTGTCAGGCAAAGATGCACGGAATGCGGCATTATATTTCCCTCGCGTTCGCCAGCCAGATCCGGAACGTGATGGACAGCCAGATACTTTTGTTCCTTGTGGCATCATTGCCGGAGTAATGTCTAGCACAGACACCAATCGAGGTGTATGGAAGGCTCCAGCGGGTCTGGATGCTGCTTTGAATGGTATTCAAGGCCTGCAGGTTAATCTCACCGACGATGAAAACGGACGATTAAACCAAATTGGCATCAACTGCTTGCGAGTTTTTCCCATTAACGGCCGAGTCGTTTGGGGAGCACGTACTTTACGCGGTGCTGACCAACTGGCAGATGAATACAAGTATGTCCCCGTCCGTCGAACAGCGCTTTTCATTGAAGAAAGCTTATATCGAGGGACCCAGTGGGTAGTATTTGAACCTAATGATGAGCCATTGTGGGCGCAGATACGTCTTAATGTCGGAGCCTTTATGCATAATCTCTTTCGCCAGGGTGCATTCCAGGGTACAGCTCCAAAGGATGCCTATCTAGTTAAGTGCGATAAAGAGACTACTACTCAAAATGATATTAATCTAGGAATTGTCAATATTTTGGTAGGCTTTGCGCCCCTTAAACCGGCTGAATTTGTGATCATAAAGATTCAGCAGTTGGCAGGGCAAATCGAGGTCTAA
- a CDS encoding ATP-binding protein: protein MQRTREIAFVKEQLKSNPVVALLGPRQCGKTTLAHQFSTKLTSSRILFFDCEDHRDLARLDNPMMTLEPHKGIVIIDEIQRRPELFPTLRVLVDRYQEKRFLILGSASRDLIAQSSETLAGRISFIELGGFGLHDIKSRDYKKLWIRGSFPRSFLARSERESVMWREDFVRTFLERDIPNLGFSIPARMMRRFWMMLSHYHGQIFNASELGKSLGVSDTTVKRYLDILSGTFVVRQLQPWYYNTKKRLVKRPKIFFRDSGLLHSLMAISSEDELTNHPRLGASWEGFALEQVLILLNLREEESFFWAVHTGAELDLVFQRKGQLWGVEIKYNEAPGVTRAMKSALSELELKHMLVIYPGYDTYPMEKNITAVGLWKLKESIENLKRSFPVKT from the coding sequence ATTCAAAGAACAAGGGAAATAGCGTTCGTCAAGGAGCAATTAAAGAGCAATCCCGTTGTTGCATTGCTTGGACCGAGGCAGTGTGGCAAGACAACCCTTGCACATCAGTTTTCTACTAAACTTACATCTTCGCGCATCCTCTTTTTTGATTGCGAGGATCACCGTGATCTTGCCAGGCTCGACAACCCCATGATGACTCTGGAACCACACAAAGGAATTGTGATAATTGACGAAATCCAGAGACGACCAGAACTATTTCCAACCTTGCGGGTACTTGTTGACCGCTATCAAGAAAAACGGTTTCTAATTCTTGGAAGTGCCTCGCGTGACCTGATTGCGCAAAGCTCTGAAACGCTTGCCGGTCGAATCAGTTTTATAGAACTTGGAGGTTTTGGGTTACATGATATCAAAAGCAGGGACTACAAAAAATTGTGGATCCGGGGAAGCTTTCCACGCTCTTTTCTGGCCAGGAGTGAAAGAGAATCTGTAATGTGGCGAGAAGATTTTGTCAGGACATTTCTTGAACGTGATATTCCCAATTTAGGGTTCAGCATACCAGCCCGGATGATGCGGAGGTTTTGGATGATGCTCTCACACTATCATGGACAGATATTCAATGCTTCTGAGTTGGGTAAAAGTCTAGGGGTTTCTGACACTACTGTTAAAAGATATCTTGATATCCTTTCCGGAACATTCGTTGTGCGGCAACTTCAACCGTGGTATTATAACACAAAAAAACGCCTGGTTAAGCGCCCTAAAATATTTTTTCGCGACTCTGGTCTGCTCCATTCACTAATGGCGATTAGTAGCGAAGATGAGCTTACTAACCATCCCAGGCTGGGTGCATCATGGGAGGGTTTTGCGCTGGAACAGGTATTAATTCTACTGAATCTCAGAGAGGAAGAATCCTTTTTCTGGGCGGTGCATACCGGCGCTGAACTGGATCTTGTTTTTCAGAGAAAGGGTCAACTGTGGGGAGTTGAAATTAAATATAATGAAGCACCTGGAGTGACACGTGCAATGAAGTCCGCATTGTCAGAACTAGAGCTGAAGCATATGTTGGTAATTTATCCGGGTTACGATACTTATCCCATGGAGAAAAATATAACGGCTGTAGGTCTTTGGAAGCTAAAAGAGTCTATCGAAAACCTTAAACGATCTTTTCCGGTAAAAACGTAA
- a CDS encoding sigma-54 interaction domain-containing protein codes for MPKTSILISEDKRVECDFDPQRERDLAKIALKREFALGRILGNSKAIKELKTNLNKISACDVNVLITGESGTGKELVARAIHYMSGRNGKPFIPVNCGAIPENLFENELFGHLKGAYTDASFQQNGLVKEADGGTLFLDEIGTISPYIQTKLLRLIQEGEYRPLGSSKNIKADIRLIAATNMDLQLLVEENRFREDLFYRLNVVPFLIPPLRERKDDIPILISHFMKKYTGEYNKTIKGLPVNVLNVLVSYSWPGNIRELENKIQQMVVMSTSSVISAKDIQLTTRVPISEELVIEKINAVKEKIINQSEIETFNVAKKKVNDLFEQSYLTQLLIACKGDMVSASKRAGKSRTAFWNLLKKQNLSPKQFR; via the coding sequence ATGCCAAAAACATCAATCCTGATCTCAGAAGATAAAAGAGTAGAGTGTGATTTTGATCCACAAAGAGAACGTGATCTTGCAAAAATAGCGCTCAAGAGGGAATTTGCTTTAGGGCGGATTCTGGGCAATAGTAAAGCCATAAAGGAACTCAAAACAAACTTAAACAAAATATCTGCCTGCGATGTTAATGTCTTAATTACTGGTGAGAGTGGAACCGGAAAAGAACTGGTCGCCAGGGCCATTCATTATATGAGTGGGAGAAACGGGAAACCTTTTATACCGGTAAACTGTGGGGCAATACCAGAAAACCTTTTTGAAAATGAACTGTTTGGACACTTAAAAGGAGCATATACAGACGCTAGTTTTCAACAAAATGGCCTGGTTAAGGAAGCTGATGGTGGCACTCTTTTTCTTGATGAGATAGGGACAATAAGCCCTTACATACAGACAAAACTTCTTCGATTAATACAGGAGGGTGAGTATAGACCGCTAGGTTCTTCAAAAAATATTAAAGCAGACATTAGACTAATTGCTGCTACTAATATGGACCTTCAACTTCTAGTTGAGGAAAACAGATTTAGAGAAGACCTTTTCTACAGATTGAATGTTGTTCCATTTCTTATCCCACCATTAAGAGAGCGTAAAGATGATATTCCTATACTTATAAGTCACTTTATGAAAAAATATACAGGAGAATATAATAAAACAATTAAAGGGTTACCGGTAAACGTTTTGAATGTCCTTGTCTCTTATTCATGGCCGGGAAACATTAGAGAATTAGAGAATAAGATCCAACAGATGGTTGTAATGTCTACATCTTCTGTAATAAGCGCAAAAGACATTCAACTTACAACAAGAGTGCCAATTTCGGAAGAATTAGTTATTGAAAAAATTAACGCCGTTAAGGAAAAAATAATTAACCAATCTGAGATTGAGACCTTTAATGTGGCAAAGAAAAAAGTCAACGACCTCTTTGAACAGTCCTATCTCACTCAATTACTCATAGCATGTAAAGGTGATATGGTGAGTGCCTCAAAAAGAGCAGGTAAGAGCCGTACGGCTTTCTGGAACCTCCTTAAAAAGCAGAACCTCTCTCCAAAGCAATTTCGGTAA
- a CDS encoding transposase: MAHCEGENLSPQALLYDCTNYFTYIDTLNNRNTEARRGRNKQGRHNRRQLGLAVAVTPDFHIPLFHSLYPGNLNDITQFKNTHLLLTERIQDLSGNPNDITLVFDKGNTSEDILYSLQDTNIFCIASAPSFRYPEMATIDLKKYQKADDANLPGVMAFRDKKEILGDQWTAVLQHSASFAAKQIQSVVTSQAKAIVKLEALSKKLKRGELPKATLSSVKKKVSDILSPQHLKKIISNKVRLCEGRTTI; the protein is encoded by the coding sequence ATTGCACATTGCGAAGGAGAGAATTTATCTCCACAAGCCCTCCTTTATGACTGCACAAATTACTTTACTTACATCGACACACTTAATAACCGCAATACTGAAGCACGGCGAGGGCGTAATAAACAAGGTCGCCACAACCGTCGACAGCTAGGCCTTGCCGTTGCTGTTACACCGGATTTCCATATTCCCCTATTCCATTCCCTTTACCCTGGCAATCTAAACGATATTACTCAATTTAAAAACACTCACTTACTCCTTACAGAGCGCATTCAAGATCTTTCAGGAAATCCAAACGATATCACCTTGGTTTTTGATAAAGGCAACACATCCGAAGATATCTTATATTCTTTACAAGACACCAATATCTTTTGCATTGCTTCTGCTCCATCGTTCCGTTATCCAGAAATGGCTACGATTGATTTAAAGAAATACCAAAAAGCTGACGATGCGAATTTGCCGGGCGTTATGGCCTTCAGGGATAAAAAAGAAATACTCGGTGATCAATGGACTGCCGTTTTACAGCACTCTGCAAGTTTTGCGGCTAAACAAATTCAATCTGTTGTTACCTCTCAGGCCAAAGCCATTGTCAAATTAGAAGCTTTATCTAAAAAACTTAAACGGGGTGAACTACCAAAAGCAACTTTATCATCTGTTAAGAAAAAAGTATCGGATATATTATCTCCGCAACATCTGAAAAAAATTATATCGAATAAGGTTAGATTGTGTGAGGGACGAACCACAATCTGA